The nucleotide sequence ATGCGCTTCTTGTCGAGCTTGCCGACGCTGGTCTTGGGAATTTCCGTAACAAGGGCGATCTGGCTCGGGATCGCCCACTTGCTCAGGTGCCCCAGCTCGACAAATGGCTTGAGGTGCTCCTTGAGCTCGCGGGCCCCGATCTGATGCCCTTCGTGAATCACCAGCAAGGCAAACGGGCGCTCGCCCCACTGCGGATCGGGAATGCCCACCACTGCTACTTCGCGTACCGCCACGTGACGGCTGATGAGGTCTTCCAGGTCCAGGGACGAAACCCATTCGCCACCGGTCTTGATTACGTCCTTGATACGGTCGCGGATGTCGATGAAGCCCATGCTGTCCAGCGTGGCGACGTCGCCGGTATGCAGCCAGCCGCCGGCCCAGAGCTCGGCGCCCTTCTGCGGTTCGTTGAAATAGCCTTCGGTGAGCCACGGCGCGCGCAGCACCAGTTCGCCCTGGGTCTCGCCATCCGCCGGCAGGAATCGGCCTTCGGCGTCGACGATCGCCGCCTCCACCAGAGGGCCCGGTACACCAGCCTTGATCCGGTAGCTGATGCGTTCGTCTTCGCTGCCAGCCATCAATTCCTCGTTGAGGTGGGCGCAGGACACCAGCGGACCGGTTTCCGACATGCCGTAGGCGGCGGTGAGCTGGACTCCCTTGGCCTTGGCGGTTTCGTACAGGCTGCGATTCAGGGCGCTACCGCCGATGACGATTTTCCAGCCACCGAAATCGGTACCCTGGGCACTCTTGGCGTTGAGAAGCATCTGCAGGATGGTGGGCACGCAATGGGAAAAGGTGACTTTCTCCTTGCGCCACAACTGGACCAGGAACTCGGGGTCGTAGCGGCCCGGATAGACCTGTTTGAGGCCGAGCATGGTCGCCACGTACGGCAGGCCCCAGGCATGGACATGGAACATCGGCGTGATCGGCATGTACACGTCGTTGGTGCCCAGCAGCCGCACGCTGTCGATGGCGCCCATGACGGTCGCCTCGCCCAGGGAGTGCAGCACCAGTTGCCGGTGGGTGAAGTAAACGCCCTTGGGATTGCCCGTGGTGCCGGTAGTGTAGAAGGTCGTGGCGACGGAGTTTTCGTCGAAATCCTGGAAGTCGTAGACGGGGCTGGCGGCCGCCAGCAACTGCTCGTACTCGCCCACCAGGTTGGGCAGGTCAGCGGTTTTTTCCGGCAGGTCGGTCAGCAGCAGGGTTTTCTCCACCGTGGTCAGGTGCCCGGCTATCGCCTGGTACAACCCGGCGAACTCGCTGTTGACCAGCACGAAGCGGTCCTCGGCGTGGTTCATGGTGTAGAGGATCTGCTCCGGTGACAGGCGTACATTGATGGTGTGGATCACCGCACCGATCATCGGAATCGCGAACATGCATTCCAGGTAGCGATGGCTGTCCCAGTCCATCACCGCCACGGTATCACCCGCCTTGACCCCGGCCTCGGTCAACACGTTGGCCAACCGCGCCACCCGTTCGATCAGCG is from Pseudomonas sp. B21-056 and encodes:
- a CDS encoding fatty acid--CoA ligase, which gives rise to MLQTRVIPPAEGAYQYPLLIKRLLMSGVRYEKTREIVYRDQLRYSYPTLIERVARLANVLTEAGVKAGDTVAVMDWDSHRYLECMFAIPMIGAVIHTINVRLSPEQILYTMNHAEDRFVLVNSEFAGLYQAIAGHLTTVEKTLLLTDLPEKTADLPNLVGEYEQLLAAASPVYDFQDFDENSVATTFYTTGTTGNPKGVYFTHRQLVLHSLGEATVMGAIDSVRLLGTNDVYMPITPMFHVHAWGLPYVATMLGLKQVYPGRYDPEFLVQLWRKEKVTFSHCVPTILQMLLNAKSAQGTDFGGWKIVIGGSALNRSLYETAKAKGVQLTAAYGMSETGPLVSCAHLNEELMAGSEDERISYRIKAGVPGPLVEAAIVDAEGRFLPADGETQGELVLRAPWLTEGYFNEPQKGAELWAGGWLHTGDVATLDSMGFIDIRDRIKDVIKTGGEWVSSLDLEDLISRHVAVREVAVVGIPDPQWGERPFALLVIHEGHQIGARELKEHLKPFVELGHLSKWAIPSQIALVTEIPKTSVGKLDKKRIRLDIVEWQSNNSAFLSTL